ggtgttggagctGAAGGGGCCGATGCAGCAGACGTCGATGTCGGATGAGGTTGTCCATACTCCGAGAGCGTATGAGCCCACGGGAACGACGACTACAGAAGATTGGAGTCTGGCGGCAGCGggggtcttggtggtggcgtCGAGAAGGAGAGTTTTGAGCAGCTCAAAGGCCTCTCTTCTCTGggcagcttcttcctcgccgggGGTGACATTCAGCTCGGAGAGACAAGCCTTGATACCGCCAACCCCCGAGAGTGCCTTTGGCGCCTTCTCAAGATGAGCAGGCACAACAAGCGGGTTTTCTGGCTCCTGTTCTTGTTCCATTTCCTCTTTCTCGTCAtctccaagccctccaaTGCTGAGCACAGCCCGGATCCCCCAGTGGTCACTGGCGAAGGACTCCTCGACAGCATCTCCAACATGGCCCTTTTCCTGACCAAACATGTTGAACTCCTTCACATCGAGAAAATCCTCGCCGCGAACAAGAATCCGGTCATATCGCTGTGGCCAGATATTTCCACCACTCAAAGTCACCGCAACACCATTGACAGGCGGATCCCATGTcgcaccaccatccttgTCCTCAGCAGTAACCTCCCAGGCATCCACCAAGCCGGCGTCCTTGAAAATAGTGTCCAATCCTTTCCACTGCTCAACCGTAAGGTCCGAaacattcttcttctccagcgccTCCTGAATGGCCTCTTTCGAAGTAGCAATATTCCAATCCCCAGCCAGCACCCAAGGACACCCCCCATAATTCTCCTCCAAATACCCAATCAACCTCTTGATATCCCCCTTCCTCGATGCCACCGCCCCATCAGTAAGTCCATGACTGAGATGAACCACCGCCAGCACAACCGGCTTGAACTCATCCCCCTGCCACTTTCCCACATGTCGAAACCTAGCCACCAAAGCACCCTTGTGCTTCCTCTGGAAAGAAACAGATTCCCAGTCAAAGGCGACCTTGCTCAAGACAACCATATTGAGAAAATTCGGCAGCGGCCCCATACCCGGCTGATCAGGCGGTCCGTGAGAGCAATACGGATACCGATCCGAGACTCTCTCGTCACTGAGCAGAAACGACAGGAACCCATCCGTGACTTCCTGCAAGACTAGCGCGTCCGCGTCGGCCTTGTCGTCGAGAATGTTGTTCACAAGGAGGGGATACCGGTCCTCTTTTTGTGGGTACTCAAACTCAGCGAGAACGTTATAACTCGCCACCGTCAACGTCTTTCTCCCTTGCCCTTCATCGCTGTCATCTCGATCATAGTCCCCCTCCTGAGcaaccccccaaatccgcatctcctcatcccagTACACCGTCCTCCCGCTCATCAGCTCATCTCTATAacccttctcttcccccgTCTCTCCCAAAAACCCCTGATCGAACCCCCTCGTCTCTTCCAAAACCGTCACCTTCCCATCATGCacccccaccgtcccccAAAGTCTCATCTTCCCATTttccctcctcaaaatcaccaGTTCTTCCACTCTGAAATAACACCCCGACATCAGACCCAACTTTCCCATCAAATTTTCCCACTCCTTCCCCCCTACCTCGCCCGCAGCCTGCCCCATGGTCAAATGCATCTTAAAGGGTCGATCATTCTTCCCCTCTACCCCCCGTTTCTTAAATCCACTGACAAGATCATGAACAAGGTCTCTGAGCTGTTCACGCTGGTCTTGGTAGGGGGAAGTGAGGAAACAGACACTTTCGTTGCGGCGGGGAAAGTGTCCTGGCTGAGTGAGTGCAATCGTAAATGGGTCAGGGGTTGTTTTCCGGGTGGAGAGGATTGAGGAAATGATGTGAGAagcggcggggagggaggaaggggggcagAAGGGGTAAATGAGGTTGACGTGGGGTGGCCATTTGTGGGAGGCAGCGTCGTAGAGGGAGCGGATGCGGTTAAGGGTTGGCCATTGGGACTCGtaggggaggatggcgagggctGTGTCGTATGAGTTGAATGAGGAGTCGAATGAGGGTTCGTCGGTCGCcatggctgttgttggcgacTAAAACTTGATAGAGATTTATCGAGGTTGTAAAAGGGGGGTATAAGTGGTGTGAAAGTGAAGCTATTCGCAGTTGTGAACTGTGTCGTGTCGATCGTGAAATAGATCAGTGATGTCGCCCTGTTACACTGCGATGAAATAAAGCGATATCGAATCTGATAGCAACTCCAACAGGAACCCAGATCCAAGGACCGCTCAGTCTTATACATGACCTCACATCTCACCATACCCAACGACGCATTCCCACAGCATCAATGACTGCTTCCCCGCATTGGCGGCGCCCAGCTCGCCAATTCCCACCGCTTAAGCCGCTTTTGGGGTCCATCGGAGCCCGCTAACGCAGGTACGACCACTAAAGAGACCCTGGAATGACTCCGGTGAGTCACTGGCCGGTGTTTACTTGGTAGAACGGCATACTTCTTGCAGGTCGCGAGAAGGAATGAGGTTTGCTGTGCGAAAATGCCTTGCCGTGATGAATTGCAGAAGACGGTCTACTCGATTCGGTGATATGTGCAAGTGATAGACCTATACTCGCTTCTTCTGAAAATGAAAAAGACAATGGTTGAAATTGGCACCGAGTCTGGAAGTCATCGTGGCGCAGCACCTCTGCTGGACAGCTCCAAGCCCGCGATGTCAGGTATTGAGAGGCTGATGGTCGAACCGGCTGTGCGGTTGGTGTCGCTACCAATAAGCAATCCGCATTCTGATGAAAAAGgaaggatggtgttgaagagagAGGCCGCCGGTTTTTGGGGTGGAAGAGTGTATTGGGTGGGGTTGTTCTCGAAAAAGTGTTAGTGCATTGCTGCAAACAGTTGCGGGAACACTAACATTTTGTGGagcacatcaacctccagGGTCTAGTGGCTTGCTTCCCGAACACTAACTTCCTCTCAACCTCACTCACCACCTAAAACTCACTTGAATCTGGCTCTTTGGGTGTGAGGTGTAAAATGCATATCGTATCTGCGGCGCTCGAAATGCCGCCTATCATGATCGAGCAGCATCTCATTGGAGTGGCTGCCTGTCTGCCAGCCCAATGACAGCGATATGTTGTTGTTCGAGTTCATCAGCCGCAGTTTCTCTTGAATATGGTGGGCATCTTCAACGGTTCATGTTGGCCCCTTCTACCTGATATCCAGCCTTATATTTGAAGCCATTCTCATGTTCGCGAAGTGAAGCAAATGTCGAAAGTGTCTTaaaccaccatcaacctcaccctcccatGTCTTCTTGATCCAGGGGTAATCCTCCCTCAAAATGACACCCGAAAGAGTCAACATCCCCCGAGCCTTCAACTGGATCCTCCCAGTCCAAGTCTTGCTAGCCGCAGTAGCCATCTACTCCTCCACCTATGTCTTCAACCTagccacaaccccaacaatcctcaccatcatcgccgtaAGTAGGTTCCCTCCTCATATCCCCAATATATCACTCACTAACCCCCCCAGACCagcatccacctcctcctagccctctccctctgcctcacTCATTCCATCCCAACCCGAAACACCCACCAAatattcaccacccccatcctcctcctcctcctcggcaccggCCTCTGGGCCGCCAGCCTCTGCTACCACGCCAAACAagtcgacctcctcctcacctacccactcctctcccaaaccaccacccaacccctcacCCCAACCTGGTCCAAAATCGGCCTCGCAACCACCGCCCTAAACCTCTTTCTCGatctcgccctcctcctcctactcaccctctccatcatcatcaaccaaaacccatcaccaccaccaccacccttacCAACAACCATCAGTTACCCCCAACAACAGTCCCActacaccacccaccaccagttcaccacaccaacctcccctatccctcccgtccccccTATCCCAAGCACCTACtactcccccaccatccccgaaTCACGCATTTAAAGATAGCTACCATTCCTTTCAAGAAAATAAGTACTCCTCTCAAAATGATATACACGCCTTTCAACAtagccaacacccccttatGCCTAAAGATAATCAGCACCCCTTcacaacccaccaacccatccaatACCTCTAAAACAAAACCATATAAATCACACAAATACGCATCATACACATCATACGCAtacacaccaccatcaaccaagtAAGGGCTGGTAAAACACAAACTACACGCTTCATCCACACCCCTACTAACTACATCGCTACATCATCTACATTCCTCGCACTAATTCCCCCCAACAACTTGACCCCCTGAtcaacacaaaccaaccagtATGATTTCATACCTCCCCCATGTTacagaaagaaagaaaaaatcGCTGAGTTGAAACAAGACTGCCGAGCAAAAGTGTCGTCTGTTGTTGTGTAATGCCCTCCTTTTCGAATCAGACATGCCTCATTCATGATTCGATTTGCCATTCACGTCCGTATCCTCTCCAGCACTGGATCCTGTACCTGTTTAAGAACTTGCTCCAGAACTTGCTCCAGAACTTGCTCCCCCATTTACTCCATCACTTCCTCCCCCATTTgctccagcaccagctcTTGGAGCCAGCGTATCTTCACGCGTCCCGAACGTCACGAACGTCGACGAGCTGGCCCAAGACACCGGCCGCCGCAGTGGGGGCAAAGACACCGGCCGCCGTGCTACTGCCTCCACAGCATTTCTTAGATATCGTACAATTCGccaatcctcctccgtcatcTCGCCTCTGCTACGCCCAACAGAGCGAGGCGGGGCCCCGGGCGTCTGGGACCTCATTGAGCTGGGCAACACCTTCGGCTGCACTGGTGTTGTTCCCGCACCCGCTCCAGTATTTGCTCCAGAACCGGATCccgcaccccctccag
This window of the Podospora pseudoanserina strain CBS 124.78 chromosome 3, whole genome shotgun sequence genome carries:
- a CDS encoding hypothetical protein (EggNog:ENOG503NZ0N; COG:A), translating into MATDEPSFDSSFNSYDTALAILPYESQWPTLNRIRSLYDAASHKWPPHVNLIYPFCPPSSLPAASHIISSILSTRKTTPDPFTIALTQPGHFPRRNESVCFLTSPYQDQREQLRDLVHDLVSGFKKRGVEGKNDRPFKMHLTMGQAAGEVGGKEWENLMGKLGLMSGCYFRVEELVILRRENGKMRLWGTVGVHDGKVTVLEETRGFDQGFLGETGEEKGYRDELMSGRTVYWDEEMRIWGVAQEGDYDRDDSDEGQGRKTLTVASYNVLAEFEYPQKEDRYPLLVNNILDDKADADALVLQEVTDGFLSFLLSDERVSDRYPYCSHGPPDQPGMGPLPNFLNMVVLSKVAFDWESVSFQRKHKGALVARFRHVGKWQGDEFKPVVLAVVHLSHGLTDGAVASRKGDIKRLIGYLEENYGGCPWVLAGDWNIATSKEAIQEALEKKNVSDLTVEQWKGLDTIFKDAGLVDAWEVTAEDKDGGATWDPPVNGVAVTLSGGNIWPQRYDRILVRGEDFLDVKEFNMFGQEKGHVGDAVEESFASDHWGIRAVLSIGGLGDDEKEEMEQEQEPENPLVVPAHLEKAPKALSGVGGIKACLSELNVTPGEEEAAQRREAFELLKTLLLDATTKTPAAARLQSSVVVVPVGSYALGVWTTSSDIDVCCIGPFSSNTFFSVASSCLRKAATQGVRILRRVKANTGTMLELEVQGVRMDLQYCPAASVAQQWPNVLRLPAKDPVWSLAPQTLNKLKAIRDIDYLRRSIPDLVSFRLAHRFIKTWARSRGVYSARFGYLSGIQVAILLVRVQKLLAKSKPSVEDLITSFFTHYSAFDFATNLVFDPSFHTSVPQYTRSYREPLAIMGYFPPGLNTASAATLPSVLTLQREFSLAASALSTSPSWSSFLSAPATTFLTQFKTYIKLDLSYWGLSPTKGASFLGWFESRCALLLVDIGRKCPSLHARIWPARYVEAADLTEDGGSYRGCYLIGLDKASEGLGKSELLNALGQLRGVLPRFEGQIRGDEKYFNPQNRWMSASLVNQTSLPELVLDVREWGEGNAGEEETEEEEDGEEELEEAGDDGEEDYEVEKKGRKKKGKKKEYVIVTREGKLRSAIDVMNRLRWDPGMESGDFVVGYEDRFLGAQEKELDDWKTEQTDEEFIPQHRILYFRRKSDDKVVWDRKRRIDEVFGGGE
- a CDS encoding hypothetical protein (EggNog:ENOG503Q02I), giving the protein MTPERVNIPRAFNWILPVQVLLAAVAIYSSTYVFNLATTPTILTIIATSIHLLLALSLCLTHSIPTRNTHQIFTTPILLLLLGTGLWAASLCYHAKQVDLLLTYPLLSQTTTQPLTPTWSKIGLATTALNLFLDLALLLLLTLSIIINQNPSPPPPPLPTTISYPQQQSHYTTHHQFTTPTSPIPPVPPIPSTYYSPTIPESRI